A single region of the Sphingobium sp. EP60837 genome encodes:
- the gap gene encoding type I glyceraldehyde-3-phosphate dehydrogenase: MATKVAINGFGRIGRLVARAILERNDHDLELVSINDLGDAKANALLFKRDSVHGPFAGEVKVDGDAIVINGKRIAVTAERDPAKLPHAAQGVEIALECTGFFADRESASKHLEAGAKRVVISAPAKGVDKTVVFGVNHETLTADDIVISNASCTTNCLAPLAKVLNDSIGIERGLMTTIHSYTNDQKILDQIHSDARRSRAAAMSMIPTTTGAARAVGEVLPELKGKLDGSAIRVPTPNVSVVDLTFTPKRDTSVEEVNKLLKAASEAGPLKGVLAYTDEPLVSIDFNGDPASSTVDSLETAVIDGKLVRVLSWYDNEWGFSNRMVDTTGVVAGLL; the protein is encoded by the coding sequence GTGGCAACGAAGGTAGCAATTAACGGTTTCGGACGTATCGGCCGCCTGGTGGCGCGCGCCATTTTGGAGCGCAACGACCATGATCTGGAGCTGGTGAGCATCAACGACCTGGGCGATGCCAAGGCGAACGCCCTGCTGTTCAAGCGCGACAGCGTCCATGGTCCTTTCGCCGGTGAGGTGAAGGTCGATGGCGACGCGATCGTCATCAACGGCAAGCGCATCGCCGTCACCGCCGAACGTGATCCCGCCAAGCTGCCGCACGCGGCGCAGGGCGTCGAAATCGCGCTGGAGTGCACCGGCTTCTTCGCCGACCGTGAATCGGCGTCGAAGCATCTGGAAGCTGGCGCCAAGCGCGTTGTCATCTCGGCGCCGGCCAAGGGCGTGGACAAGACGGTCGTGTTCGGCGTCAACCATGAGACGCTGACCGCCGACGACATCGTCATTTCCAACGCTTCGTGCACCACCAACTGCCTGGCGCCGCTCGCCAAGGTGCTGAACGACAGCATCGGCATCGAGCGTGGCCTGATGACCACGATCCACAGCTACACCAACGACCAGAAGATCCTCGACCAGATCCACAGCGACGCCCGCCGTTCGCGCGCGGCCGCCATGTCGATGATCCCGACTACCACCGGCGCGGCCCGTGCGGTCGGCGAAGTGCTGCCTGAACTGAAGGGCAAGCTCGATGGTTCGGCGATCCGCGTGCCGACCCCGAACGTCTCGGTCGTCGATCTGACCTTCACGCCCAAGCGCGACACCAGCGTCGAGGAAGTGAACAAGCTGCTGAAGGCCGCTTCGGAAGCCGGTCCGCTGAAGGGCGTTCTGGCCTATACCGACGAGCCGCTGGTTTCGATCGACTTCAACGGCGATCCGGCCAGTTCGACCGTCGATAGCCTGGAAACGGCCGTGATCGACGGCAAGCTGGTGCGCGTGCTCAGCTGGTACGACAATGAATGGGGCTTCTCCAACCGCATGGTCGACACGACCGGCGTGGTTGCGGGTCTGCTGTAA
- a CDS encoding phosphoglycerate kinase: MVAKPFKTLDDMGDISGKCVLVREDLNVPMQDGSVSDDTRLRAAMPTILELADRGAKVLILAHFGRPKGQKNPEYSLSKITRPLTAVLGRDVQFIPDCCGQAAVDGIAVMRPGDISILENTRFHPGEEKNDPALAEAMAAIGDFYVNDAFSAAHRAHASTEGLAHKLPAFAGRSMEKELDALQAALGEPVKPVAAVVGGAKVSTKLDVLNNLVAKVDHLIIGGGMANTFLHARGVDVGKSLCEKDLANTAEAIFDAAEAAGCTIHLPYDVVVAKEFAANPPSVRTCNVHEVAADEMILDVGPAAVEALGDALKNCRTLVWNGPLGAFEIAPFDKATVALAKTAAALTKEGGLTSVAGGGDTVAALNHAGVAGDFTFVSTAGGAFLEWMEGKDLPGVSALMV, from the coding sequence ATGGTGGCCAAACCCTTCAAGACGCTTGACGATATGGGCGACATCAGCGGCAAGTGCGTGCTGGTGCGCGAAGATTTGAACGTGCCGATGCAGGATGGATCGGTAAGCGACGACACCCGCTTGCGCGCGGCGATGCCCACGATCCTGGAACTGGCGGATCGTGGCGCCAAGGTGCTGATCCTCGCGCATTTCGGTCGTCCCAAGGGACAGAAGAATCCGGAATATTCGCTGTCCAAGATCACCCGCCCGCTGACGGCGGTGCTGGGCCGCGACGTGCAGTTCATTCCCGACTGCTGCGGGCAAGCTGCGGTGGACGGTATCGCGGTGATGCGGCCGGGTGATATTTCGATCCTGGAAAATACCCGCTTCCATCCCGGCGAGGAGAAGAATGACCCGGCGCTGGCGGAAGCCATGGCGGCGATCGGCGATTTCTATGTGAACGATGCTTTTTCCGCAGCGCACCGTGCCCATGCCTCGACCGAGGGGCTGGCGCACAAGCTGCCTGCTTTTGCGGGCCGTTCGATGGAAAAGGAGCTGGACGCGCTACAGGCGGCGCTCGGCGAGCCGGTGAAGCCGGTCGCGGCGGTGGTCGGCGGAGCGAAGGTTTCGACCAAGCTCGATGTGCTCAACAATCTGGTCGCAAAGGTCGATCATCTGATCATCGGTGGCGGCATGGCCAATACCTTTCTCCACGCACGCGGCGTCGATGTCGGTAAGTCGCTGTGCGAGAAGGATCTGGCAAACACGGCCGAGGCGATTTTCGACGCGGCCGAAGCTGCGGGGTGCACCATTCACCTGCCCTATGACGTGGTGGTCGCGAAGGAGTTCGCGGCGAACCCGCCGTCAGTGCGGACCTGCAACGTGCATGAGGTCGCGGCTGACGAGATGATCCTGGACGTAGGGCCTGCGGCTGTCGAAGCGCTGGGCGATGCGCTCAAGAACTGCCGCACGCTGGTGTGGAACGGGCCGCTTGGCGCGTTCGAGATTGCTCCGTTCGACAAGGCGACGGTGGCGTTGGCAAAGACGGCGGCGGCGCTCACCAAAGAAGGCGGCCTGACGTCGGTGGCTGGCGGCGGCGATACTGTCGCGGCGCTCAATCATGCGGGCGTTGCGGGCGACTTTACCTTTGTATCGACCGCAGGCGGCGCTTTCCTCGAATGGATGGAAGGCAAGGACCTGCCCGGGGTCAGCGCATTGATGGTGTGA
- a CDS encoding fructose bisphosphate aldolase, giving the protein MLDQDMKNKIAAGNGFIAALDQSGGSTPKALKGYGIEEGAWTNDEEMFGLIHDMRSRIITSPCFTGEKVIGAILFERTMDGEAGGKSVPQALIERGVVPFIKIDKGLEDEANGVQLMKPMPELDGLLKRAKALGVFGTKERSVINLANREGIAAVVKQQFEVGQQVLAAGLVPMIEPEVNIKSPERADADQILLEELVKALDALPGDDKVMLKLSLPTKPGLFEPLVDHPRVLRVVALSGGFSRAEACVELAKNRGIIASFSRALLNDLRHQMSDDEFNGSLGQAIDEIYTASTNKAA; this is encoded by the coding sequence ATGCTGGATCAAGATATGAAGAACAAGATTGCGGCCGGCAACGGATTCATCGCCGCGCTCGACCAGAGCGGCGGATCGACGCCCAAGGCGCTGAAGGGCTATGGCATCGAAGAGGGCGCCTGGACCAATGACGAGGAGATGTTCGGCCTGATCCACGACATGCGGAGCCGCATCATCACTTCGCCCTGCTTCACCGGTGAAAAGGTGATCGGCGCGATCCTGTTCGAGCGGACGATGGATGGCGAAGCGGGCGGCAAGTCGGTGCCGCAGGCACTGATCGAGCGTGGCGTGGTGCCCTTCATCAAGATCGACAAGGGCCTGGAGGACGAGGCGAACGGCGTGCAGCTGATGAAGCCGATGCCGGAACTGGACGGTCTGCTGAAGCGCGCCAAGGCGCTGGGCGTGTTCGGGACCAAGGAGCGTTCGGTTATCAATCTCGCCAACCGCGAGGGCATTGCCGCCGTCGTGAAGCAGCAGTTCGAAGTCGGGCAGCAGGTTCTTGCTGCCGGGCTGGTGCCGATGATCGAACCCGAAGTGAACATCAAGAGCCCCGAACGGGCCGATGCCGACCAGATCCTGCTGGAGGAACTGGTGAAGGCGCTCGATGCGCTGCCGGGCGACGACAAGGTGATGCTGAAGCTGTCGCTGCCGACCAAGCCCGGCCTGTTCGAACCGCTGGTCGATCATCCGCGGGTGCTGCGCGTCGTGGCGCTGTCGGGCGGTTTCTCGCGCGCGGAAGCCTGTGTCGAGCTGGCCAAGAACCGGGGCATCATCGCCAGCTTCAGCCGCGCGCTGCTGAACGATCTGCGCCACCAGATGAGCGATGACGAATTCAACGGCTCGCTGGGACAGGCGATCGACGAAATCTACACCGCCTCGACCAACAAGGCGGCGTGA
- a CDS encoding AAC(3)-I family aminoglycoside N-acetyltransferase has product MTAARSSSGAAVIRLSGRGIATMRAVNALFADVFDDAGSYAALPPSDAYLADLLDDPRFIALAALEGERVVGALAAYELRKFEQQRSEIYIYDLAVAADRRRQGIATALIDALRPVAVDAGAWVVYVQADLEDEPAVALYTKLGKREDVLHFDIAPRA; this is encoded by the coding sequence ATGACGGCGGCAAGAAGCAGTTCCGGAGCCGCCGTCATCCGCCTTTCGGGGCGCGGCATTGCGACGATGCGGGCGGTGAACGCGCTGTTCGCCGACGTTTTCGACGATGCTGGCTCCTATGCCGCTCTGCCGCCGTCCGATGCCTATCTGGCTGACCTGCTGGACGATCCCCGCTTCATCGCGCTGGCGGCTCTGGAAGGGGAGAGGGTCGTCGGTGCGCTGGCCGCCTATGAGCTGCGTAAGTTCGAGCAGCAGCGCAGCGAGATCTATATTTACGACCTTGCCGTGGCGGCCGACCGGCGGCGGCAGGGAATCGCGACGGCGCTAATCGATGCCCTGCGGCCCGTCGCTGTCGACGCAGGCGCGTGGGTCGTTTATGTACAGGCTGACCTGGAGGATGAACCGGCGGTCGCGCTATACACGAAGTTGGGCAAGCGCGAGGATGTGCTGCATTTCGACATAGCACCGCGGGCCTAG
- a CDS encoding DUF72 domain-containing protein, whose protein sequence is MEPALRPAACPAMIRIGCSGWNYRHWRGRFYPEKLPVKRWFAFYAEHFDTVEINNSFYRLPKPPTVEAWRDQAPPGFCYAVKANRYLTQALKLTHCEEPMERMVAAFHHFGPTLGPILYQLPPTLALNLDRLESFLVLQPRDIVPVFEFRHPSWYADSVYQLLDRHGASFCVHDMPGSVSPRLATGPAAYVRFHGGQGKYWGRYPEAQLRDWADWMKEQARQRRTVWAYFNNDINADAIEDARTLRAMIG, encoded by the coding sequence ATGGAACCGGCCCTGCGCCCTGCGGCTTGTCCCGCCATGATCAGGATCGGCTGCTCAGGATGGAATTATCGCCACTGGCGCGGCCGCTTCTATCCTGAAAAGCTTCCCGTAAAGCGCTGGTTCGCTTTTTACGCCGAACATTTCGATACGGTGGAAATCAACAACAGCTTCTACCGCCTGCCCAAACCCCCGACTGTCGAAGCCTGGCGCGATCAGGCCCCACCCGGCTTTTGCTATGCCGTCAAAGCCAACCGCTACCTCACCCAGGCACTAAAGCTCACACATTGCGAGGAGCCGATGGAGCGGATGGTGGCGGCCTTCCACCATTTCGGCCCCACGCTCGGCCCTATCCTCTACCAGCTGCCGCCGACCCTAGCGCTCAACCTCGACCGCTTGGAAAGCTTCCTCGTCCTTCAGCCGCGCGACATCGTCCCGGTCTTCGAATTTCGCCATCCAAGCTGGTATGCAGACAGCGTCTATCAGTTGCTCGATCGCCACGGCGCCAGCTTTTGCGTCCATGACATGCCAGGTTCCGTCAGTCCGCGCTTGGCCACTGGTCCCGCCGCTTATGTCCGCTTTCACGGCGGCCAAGGCAAATATTGGGGCCGTTATCCGGAAGCCCAGCTGCGCGATTGGGCGGACTGGATGAAGGAACAAGCCCGCCAAAGGCGCACCGTCTGGGCCTATTTCAACAATGACATCAATGCCGACGCCATCGAAGATGCGCGGACGCTCAGGGCGATGATCGGCTAG
- the thiE gene encoding thiamine phosphate synthase yields the protein MTDFTDDELRLDPSFADKFERGFRPPCQLYLISPPAIDDGFTARLAQAFDGGEVAAFQLRLKGIDEDAIARAAEPVQKLCAERDVAFIINDSVALAQRLGADGVHLGQSDGDPREARKLLGPRVQIGVTCHDSRHLAMEAGEAGADYVAFGAFYPTTTKETLHRPEPSILSWWTTLFELPCVAIGGITAENAAPLVAAGADFLAVSSAVWGHADGPEAGVRAFAGILGAS from the coding sequence ATGACCGACTTCACTGATGATGAACTGCGCCTCGACCCAAGCTTTGCGGATAAATTCGAACGGGGTTTCAGGCCGCCGTGCCAGCTTTATCTGATTTCTCCTCCCGCAATCGACGACGGTTTCACCGCGCGGCTGGCGCAGGCATTTGATGGCGGGGAGGTCGCGGCCTTTCAGTTGCGGCTGAAGGGCATCGACGAAGACGCCATCGCGCGCGCGGCCGAGCCGGTGCAGAAGTTGTGCGCGGAGCGAGATGTGGCGTTCATCATCAACGACAGCGTCGCGCTCGCCCAGCGGCTGGGGGCGGACGGCGTGCATCTGGGGCAAAGCGATGGCGATCCGCGTGAGGCGCGCAAGCTGTTGGGTCCGCGAGTGCAGATCGGAGTGACCTGCCATGACAGCCGCCATCTGGCGATGGAAGCTGGGGAGGCGGGAGCGGACTATGTGGCCTTTGGGGCTTTTTATCCGACGACGACCAAAGAGACGCTGCATCGGCCTGAACCGTCGATCCTGAGTTGGTGGACCACCTTGTTCGAACTGCCCTGCGTGGCGATTGGCGGGATTACGGCCGAGAATGCGGCCCCCCTGGTGGCTGCTGGGGCGGATTTTCTGGCGGTGAGCAGCGCGGTGTGGGGACATGCTGACGGGCCGGAGGCGGGGGTTCGGGCTTTTGCAGGGATTCTTGGCGCGAGCTGA
- a CDS encoding L,D-transpeptidase family protein, with protein MKNHLLIFALLCTACKVSVTDADESRRAPSGTEQSGGQSAAAAQPAADPFAFAIVPEPTGAPARADSILQAQVALDRAGFSPGVLDGKEGMSFTAALLGFQEAKGLPETGKYDEATAKALMGDRPPPATWLVKIPEGFARGPFSNVPKDLGEQAKLPALGYRNLIEKLAERFHTKPEVLVALNSPSTKLGPGATMRVPAVGNQPVARIEGDERGWGNTLASLAVAKDQPQADHIVVDKSDGVLRVFDAQNGLIAQFPATMGSEHDPLPIGTWEIKGISRNPDFHYNPDLFWDADAKDQKAVLKPGPNGPVGVVWIDLSKQHYGIHGTPEPQTIGRTESHGCIRLTNWDAARLAQMVKSGVKAVFQA; from the coding sequence TTGAAAAACCATCTGCTGATCTTCGCGCTGCTGTGCACGGCCTGCAAAGTTTCCGTTACAGACGCCGATGAGAGCCGCCGTGCGCCCTCAGGCACTGAGCAGAGCGGGGGGCAAAGCGCGGCAGCGGCGCAGCCTGCAGCCGATCCTTTCGCCTTCGCCATCGTGCCTGAGCCGACCGGCGCGCCCGCCCGCGCGGACTCGATATTGCAGGCGCAGGTGGCGCTCGACCGAGCGGGTTTTTCGCCGGGCGTGCTGGACGGGAAGGAAGGCATGTCCTTCACAGCAGCGCTCCTGGGGTTTCAGGAGGCGAAGGGACTTCCCGAAACAGGGAAATATGACGAAGCTACCGCTAAGGCGCTGATGGGCGACCGCCCGCCGCCTGCGACCTGGCTGGTGAAGATACCCGAGGGCTTCGCGCGGGGGCCGTTTTCCAATGTCCCCAAGGATCTGGGTGAGCAGGCGAAGCTACCAGCGCTTGGCTACCGCAACCTCATCGAAAAGCTTGCCGAACGGTTCCATACGAAGCCGGAGGTGCTGGTAGCGCTCAACTCGCCGAGTACGAAGCTGGGGCCGGGCGCGACCATGCGCGTGCCTGCGGTTGGTAATCAGCCGGTCGCCAGGATCGAAGGGGACGAACGCGGTTGGGGCAACACGCTCGCCAGCCTGGCGGTCGCCAAGGACCAGCCGCAGGCCGATCATATCGTGGTCGATAAGAGCGATGGGGTGCTGCGGGTGTTCGACGCGCAAAATGGTTTGATCGCGCAATTCCCCGCGACGATGGGGTCAGAACATGATCCGCTGCCGATTGGGACATGGGAGATCAAGGGGATAAGCCGCAATCCGGACTTCCATTATAATCCCGACCTGTTCTGGGATGCCGATGCAAAGGACCAGAAAGCGGTGCTGAAGCCCGGCCCCAATGGCCCGGTCGGCGTTGTCTGGATCGACCTGTCCAAGCAGCATTATGGCATCCACGGCACCCCAGAACCGCAGACCATCGGCCGGACGGAAAGCCATGGCTGCATCCGCTTGACCAATTGGGACGCTGCACGGCTGGCTCAGATGGTGAAGAGCGGGGTTAAGGCAGTGTTCCAGGCATGA
- a CDS encoding M23 family metallopeptidase: protein MRRPGRRGWAGIALAILLLVLFLKMCVRILPGDGPRRQNFERPAAAETGPLLIPVEGVPPSALTDTFTQSRAGGARPHDAIDIMAARGRAVLAVADGRIEKLFSSEEGGLTIYQRSRNGKRIYYYAHLDAYVPGLAEGQGVRRGQKIATVGSSGNANPVAPHLHFAVHDMAPGEPWYGGRAINPYPLLARPLR, encoded by the coding sequence ATGAGGCGGCCGGGCCGGCGGGGGTGGGCGGGAATTGCGCTCGCCATCCTGCTGCTGGTCCTGTTCCTGAAAATGTGCGTGCGGATCCTACCTGGCGATGGGCCGCGGCGACAGAATTTCGAACGGCCCGCTGCCGCCGAGACGGGGCCCTTGCTCATCCCCGTCGAAGGCGTGCCGCCAAGTGCGCTGACGGACACATTCACCCAATCGCGCGCTGGCGGAGCGCGGCCGCATGACGCGATCGACATCATGGCGGCGCGGGGCAGGGCTGTGCTGGCGGTGGCTGACGGGCGGATCGAGAAGCTTTTTTCGAGCGAGGAGGGTGGGCTGACCATCTATCAGCGATCCCGCAATGGAAAGCGCATCTATTATTATGCGCATCTCGACGCTTATGTGCCGGGCCTGGCCGAGGGGCAAGGGGTGCGGCGCGGGCAGAAGATCGCAACCGTAGGCAGTAGCGGCAATGCCAATCCCGTCGCCCCTCACCTGCATTTCGCGGTGCATGACATGGCGCCAGGGGAGCCATGGTACGGCGGCCGAGCGATCAATCCCTATCCGCTGCTAGCGCGGCCGCTCCGATGA
- the efp gene encoding elongation factor P yields the protein MKISGVEIRPGNNIEYDGSLWRAVKIQHTQPGKGGAYMQVELKNLIDGRKNNVRFRSAETVERIRLDTKDFQYLYAEGDMLVFMDTETYEQINLPQDLVGEASAFLQDGMMVMLEMYEERPISVQLPETVEATVVEADAVVKGQTASASYKPAILDNGVRVMVPPHIVTGTRIVVDVYEREYVKRAD from the coding sequence ATGAAGATCAGCGGCGTCGAGATTCGTCCCGGCAACAACATCGAATATGACGGAAGCCTGTGGCGCGCCGTCAAGATCCAGCACACGCAGCCCGGCAAGGGCGGCGCCTATATGCAGGTGGAACTCAAGAACCTGATCGACGGGCGCAAGAACAATGTGCGCTTTCGGTCGGCCGAGACGGTCGAGCGCATCCGCCTCGACACCAAGGACTTTCAATATCTCTATGCCGAGGGCGACATGCTCGTCTTCATGGATACCGAGACCTATGAGCAGATCAACCTGCCACAGGATCTAGTGGGAGAGGCTTCGGCGTTCCTGCAGGACGGCATGATGGTCATGCTGGAAATGTATGAGGAACGTCCCATCAGCGTGCAGTTGCCCGAAACGGTCGAGGCGACCGTGGTCGAAGCTGATGCCGTGGTGAAGGGGCAGACCGCTTCGGCGAGCTATAAGCCGGCGATCCTGGACAATGGCGTGCGCGTCATGGTGCCGCCGCACATCGTCACGGGAACCCGTATTGTCGTTGACGTTTATGAGCGGGAATATGTGAAGCGGGCGGACTGA
- a CDS encoding inositol monophosphatase family protein encodes MVSHSGLLTVMERAVRKAGSKLRRDFGEVEHLQVSRKGPADFVSKADKQCEQTLVEELRKARPDWGFLLEEGGVIEGDPNKPRWIIDPLDGTTNFLHGIPHFAISIAVEEPLYGGKKEITTGLVYQPVTDESYWAEKSRGAWRHDQRLRVSARRDLGECLIATGIPFMGHGDFAQWTRVFGAVGPSVAGIRRFGAATLDLAHVASGRYDGFWESGLQPWDVAAGILLVREAGGFVTDFRGGDQPIERREIIAGNDAIHSKLHKLVAGALR; translated from the coding sequence ATGGTCAGCCATTCCGGCCTTCTCACCGTCATGGAGCGCGCCGTCCGCAAGGCGGGCTCCAAGCTGCGCCGTGACTTCGGCGAAGTGGAGCATCTGCAGGTTTCCCGCAAGGGACCGGCGGACTTCGTGTCCAAGGCGGACAAGCAGTGCGAGCAGACACTGGTCGAGGAACTGCGCAAGGCACGCCCGGACTGGGGCTTCCTGCTGGAAGAAGGGGGCGTCATCGAGGGCGATCCCAACAAGCCCCGATGGATCATCGATCCGCTGGATGGAACGACCAATTTCCTGCACGGCATTCCGCACTTCGCGATCTCGATCGCCGTGGAAGAGCCGCTTTATGGTGGCAAAAAGGAAATCACCACCGGCCTCGTCTATCAGCCTGTCACCGATGAAAGCTATTGGGCGGAAAAGAGCCGGGGCGCGTGGCGGCACGACCAGCGGCTGCGTGTGTCGGCGCGTCGCGATCTGGGCGAGTGCCTGATCGCAACGGGTATCCCGTTCATGGGGCATGGCGACTTTGCGCAATGGACGCGCGTGTTCGGCGCGGTGGGCCCTTCCGTTGCGGGCATCCGCCGCTTCGGCGCTGCGACGCTGGACCTCGCCCATGTCGCCTCTGGGCGCTATGACGGCTTTTGGGAAAGCGGGCTCCAGCCCTGGGACGTTGCCGCGGGCATTTTGCTGGTGCGCGAGGCGGGCGGTTTCGTCACTGACTTCCGGGGTGGCGACCAGCCGATCGAACGCCGGGAAATCATTGCTGGCAATGATGCGATCCACAGCAAGCTGCACAAGCTCGTCGCCGGGGCGCTGCGCTGA
- a CDS encoding NADH-quinone oxidoreductase subunit A, producing MVDLAQYLPILIFLGIALLLSAAFVFLPMLVGRLTGAHKPDPAKLSEYECGFPAFEEPRSQFDVRFYLVAILFIIFDLEAAFLFPWAVSLDQIGWAGWTTMMIFIAELVLGLVYAWKKGALDWE from the coding sequence TTGGTCGATCTAGCCCAATATCTGCCGATCCTGATTTTCCTAGGGATCGCATTGCTGCTTTCTGCGGCATTTGTGTTCCTGCCGATGCTGGTTGGCCGCCTGACCGGAGCGCATAAGCCCGACCCGGCCAAGCTGTCGGAATATGAGTGCGGCTTTCCCGCGTTCGAGGAGCCGCGCAGCCAGTTCGACGTGCGCTTCTACCTGGTCGCGATCCTGTTCATCATCTTCGACCTGGAAGCGGCATTCCTCTTCCCCTGGGCTGTCAGCCTCGACCAGATCGGCTGGGCTGGCTGGACGACGATGATGATCTTCATAGCGGAGCTGGTGCTCGGCCTCGTCTATGCGTGGAAGAAGGGAGCCCTCGATTGGGAGTAG
- a CDS encoding NuoB/complex I 20 kDa subunit family protein, with amino-acid sequence MGVELDRPVPGTLPPAGTQPDQHFFNALNSEVSDKGFLVTSTEDLFQWARTGSLWWMTFGLACCAVEMIHANMPRYDMERFGAAPRASPRQSDVMIVAGTLCNKMAPALRKVYDQMSEPKYVISMGSCANGGGYYHYSYSVVRGCDRIVPVDIYVPGCPPTAEALLYGVMQLQRKIRRIGTIER; translated from the coding sequence TTGGGAGTAGAACTTGACCGTCCCGTCCCCGGCACCTTGCCGCCGGCGGGAACGCAGCCCGACCAGCATTTCTTCAACGCGCTGAACAGTGAGGTCAGTGACAAGGGTTTCCTCGTCACATCGACCGAGGATTTGTTCCAGTGGGCACGCACGGGTTCGCTGTGGTGGATGACCTTTGGCCTTGCCTGTTGTGCGGTGGAGATGATCCACGCCAACATGCCGCGTTATGACATGGAGCGGTTTGGCGCCGCGCCGCGTGCGTCCCCGCGTCAGTCGGACGTGATGATCGTCGCGGGCACGCTCTGCAACAAGATGGCTCCGGCGTTGCGCAAGGTTTACGACCAGATGTCGGAACCGAAATATGTGATTTCCATGGGGTCCTGCGCCAATGGCGGCGGCTATTATCACTACAGCTATTCTGTCGTGCGTGGCTGCGACCGGATCGTGCCGGTGGACATCTATGTGCCCGGCTGCCCGCCGACTGCCGAAGCGCTGCTCTATGGCGTGATGCAGTTGCAGCGGAAGATCCGGCGGATCGGGACGATTGAGCGCTGA
- a CDS encoding NADH-quinone oxidoreductase subunit C: protein MGHSAPKIVNPEGIADEIAGLLGSMLIEAVDHADELSYTVVRERLADAMEVLRAQGQYQQLMEIAGVDYPERPERFEVCYHLLSVTRNHRIRVKVSTDEDKPVPTVTHIWPVAGWLEREVFDMYGVIFDGNTDLRRILTDYGFKGHPQRKDFPLTGYVEMWYSEEDKRVVYKPVRLAQDFRSFDFMSPWEGAQYVLPGDEKAGQAPGAPTPAAAPAPPPAAPKGDPAAATPKVTEKKEDTGAGEPANKEAAKATAEKPLADDAQTTPVRRSRTAKAETGEADAAKPKRTRKPKTPEGEA from the coding sequence ATGGGTCATTCTGCACCGAAGATCGTGAACCCTGAGGGGATCGCGGACGAAATCGCTGGGCTGCTGGGTTCGATGCTGATCGAGGCAGTCGATCATGCGGACGAACTGAGCTACACCGTCGTGCGCGAGCGCCTGGCTGATGCCATGGAAGTGCTGCGCGCGCAGGGGCAGTATCAGCAACTGATGGAGATTGCCGGGGTCGATTATCCCGAGCGGCCTGAGCGGTTCGAGGTCTGCTATCATCTGCTGAGCGTCACGCGGAACCACCGTATCCGCGTCAAAGTCTCTACCGACGAGGACAAGCCCGTTCCCACCGTAACGCACATCTGGCCGGTCGCGGGCTGGCTGGAGCGCGAGGTGTTCGACATGTATGGCGTCATCTTCGATGGTAATACCGACCTGCGCCGGATCCTCACGGACTATGGCTTCAAGGGCCATCCGCAGCGCAAGGACTTCCCGCTGACCGGTTATGTCGAGATGTGGTATAGTGAGGAAGACAAGCGGGTCGTTTACAAGCCTGTCCGCCTCGCGCAGGACTTCCGCAGCTTCGATTTCATGAGCCCATGGGAAGGCGCGCAATATGTGCTGCCCGGCGACGAGAAGGCGGGGCAAGCGCCTGGAGCGCCGACGCCGGCCGCTGCTCCCGCGCCGCCGCCTGCCGCGCCCAAGGGCGATCCTGCTGCTGCGACGCCGAAGGTGACGGAGAAGAAGGAAGACACCGGCGCTGGCGAACCGGCGAATAAGGAAGCCGCGAAGGCGACCGCGGAAAAGCCGCTAGCCGATGACGCGCAGACCACGCCTGTGCGCCGCTCGCGCACTGCGAAGGCCGAAACGGGTGAAGCGGACGCGGCCAAGCCGAAGCGTACGCGCAAGCCGAAAACTCCCGAGGGTGAAGCCTGA